Below is a window of Theropithecus gelada isolate Dixy chromosome 15, Tgel_1.0, whole genome shotgun sequence DNA.
AGGGActgttggccaggcactgtggctcatgcctgcaatctcagcactttgggaggttgaggcaggtgggtaacttgagtccaggagttcaacaccagcatgggccatatggtgaaaccccaactcaacaaaaaattagctgggcttggtagcacccacctgtggtcccagctacttgggaagctgaggtagggggatcaatTGAGCCTTcgaggttgaggctggagtgagctgtgattgtgccactgcactccagcctaggcagcagagcaaggccctgtctcaaaaaaagaaggggggggggggggctgtcACCCTGCTGCAGGTAAGActaataaacttttaattaattattattattttttagagacagggtctcactgtgttgcatcacccaggctggagtgcagtggtatgaccacagttctctgcagcctctaactcctgggttcaagtagtccTCCAGCcctccaaaactttttttttttggtgagacagagtcttgctctgtcaccgggctggagtgcagtgatgcaatttcggctcactgcaacctccacctccccggttcaagagattctcctgcctcagcctcctgagtagctgggattacaggcacacaccaccatgcctggctaatttttatatttttagtagagacagggtttcaccatgttggccaggatggtcttgatctcttgaccttgtaatctgcctgacttggcctcccaaagggctgggattacaggcgtgagccaccacgcccggcccaaactttttactttgaaatatttaaaacctaAGAAAAGTTCAAAACAATAATACAATCAATATTCATTCCTATAATCTAGACTCACcagttgttaatattttgcattttttctctctgtatataAATACGTATTTTGGGCTGGacaaggtggttcatgcctgcaatcccagtgttttgggaggctgaggcagaaggattgcttgcagcctggagttcaagaccagcctgagcaacatcaaGAGACttcgtctctaacaaaaaaaaaaaaaaaatagctggccaTGGTAGCACGCGCCTAcagtcctaggtactcaggaggctgagacgggaggattgcttgagaccagaagttcgaggttgcagtgagctatgatcacaccacctcactcagcctggataacagagcaagaccttgtctcaataaaaaacaatttgCCGAACCATTTGAAAGTAAGCTGCAGACATCACAATACTTCTTCATTAAATACTTAAGCATGCATCTAAGAACAATGACATTCTCCTACCTTACCACAATACCATTTTCACTTCaaagaaactttttaataaatctgTAATTTCACTTAATACACAATCTATATTAAAATCTGCTCAACTCTCCCCAAACTGTCTTTTATAAAGCTTTCCTCTCAATACAGAATTCAAATGGGCTCACATGCTGCATTTGGCTATTACGGCTTTTTAAccgttttttcttttcctaattgttttgtagagataggttctcactatgttgcccaggctggtcccaaactcctggcctcaaatgatcctcctgccttggcctccctaactgctggcattacagacatgagccactgtgcctggacgaACCTCTTTTAATCTAAaacagcctcctgcctcagttaaGTCCAGTCCAATTGTTTTGCAGAATGTCCCACATTCTGATTTGtctgtttcctcatgattaaattCAGCTTAACCATTTTCTGGGCCAGGTGAGagggttcacacctataatcccagcactctgggaggctgagatgggagattgcttaagtccaagagttcgaggctagacacagtgagaccctgtctctacaaaaaaaattaaaaacgaggttgggcacagtggctcacacctgtatcccagcaatttgggaggctgaggcaggaggattgcttgagtccaggagtttgagaccagtctgggcaacgaagtgagaccctgtctctacaaaaaaattcaaaaacaaggccaggtacagtgactcatgcctgtaatctcagcactgtgggaggctgaggtgagtagattgcttgagtccaggagttcaagaccagcctgggaaacatggcgagactctgtctctacaaaaaatataaaagttagctgggcatggtggcacatacctgtagtctcagctacccaggaggctgaggcaggtggtttgAATGAGCCCacgagattgaggctgcagtgagccatgatcacaccactgcactccagcctaggcaacagagtgagaccatgtctcaaaaaaataaattactaactaactaggtgtggtggcatgggcctgtagtcctggctactcaggaggctgaggtggtgggaggattgcctgagcccaggaatttgaggtgaggttgcagtgagccatgatcactccactgcactctagcctgggcaacagagcaaggccctgcttcaaaaggaaaaaagaaaaaacattttctggcAAGAATACTTcacctcaggaggcagagattgtaccTCTATGGGTGATACTAAGTTTGATCAAGTTTGGATAAGATGGTGACCACCAGAATGCTTTATTGTAATGGTAAATCTTTGCCTTTGTTATCTGTAGGGTGATACTTTGAGACCATGTAAATAGCCAGTTCCTCCACAACCTTTCTTTCAATTGTCTGAGTCAATGATTATATTAGGAGTGACAAAATgatgattttctaattctattatGCATTTCTTATTAGCTGGCATTCTTCTGTAAGCAGCCCCTGCTCATTTTTTAGATGATCACTATGGAGTCATGGAAcactaatgtttttaaaataaatttaattaaccTATCATCTGTGTTAAATATATGTACATCTCATACATACAGGAACAAATAGCACACatctacatatatgtaaaatatacccACACATACTTTGTGATCATATAATGTCTCAAGAAGGATACACAAGAAAACTTGACATTGGTTGCCTCAGAGGAAGGGAATTGGAAGACAAAGGTAGGAAAAAGACTTATTTTTCACTCtactcttttatatttatatattaatctttattatttaacgTATTATCTATGTAATATGTTAATTAGTAAATATAAACAAACTTATCTTGACAAATAGCtatataaaagaaacatatttcaaaattccaGTGACACCCCAATTATTCCTCTAAAACTCCAACCAAAAAAAATGTGGATAATTCTAGGAGTTTGAAGTTTTGGGATAGAAGACTATTTCAGCAGAGAGGTCAACGTGAGAAGGAGCAAACTACTCTCTCAAAGAACAAACAGCCAGTAAGAATGTTGAGTGGATGCTTACTTGTCAAGATCAGAGTTTTCCTTGCAGAACTGGAGAAGCTCAACAATGGCTATTTATGTAATTACCAAATAGTGCCCAGTCCAGTTCCCAACTCTTGATTTTGCTGACATTGCTCATGAGGAGAGAGGGAACTTCACCGGCTAGAGGGCCAGCCTCATGGGGATGGCTTTCTTCCTGTTCCCTCTGAGTTCTTAGATCCTCTAGATGAGATTATGACAGAGCACATGCCTCTAAAAGTAAGcactgctttttaaaacacagatgttGGGGCTGAAATGTAATATTTACCTTCTGAATGCTTTCATCCACAAGCCCACCGAGGATGTAAACTTTGTTTAGATCAACATCTTCAAGAGCTAATGAAAAAATGAAGGCCAATGAGATcaaatctattttataatttgtaaatccaaagaaagcaaaatgaaagaattattaacaataaaagtagaaattcaatagaaaacaaaaagaaacttgctcaataaaaccaaaagctaattttctaaaatggccaataaaactgacaaactgtTGGCATAGCTAATCATGAAAAAGGCAAGCAGACCCAAATCAACATTAGAttcagaaaggaaacaaaagtaaaactacaGAAGAATGTGAAATAATTATATGAGAATACTATGATCAACTGAAtaccaatatattttaaaattacgtGAAATGAAtgattttctaggaaaaaatagATCTAATGTTGATCCAAGAAGGGCTAGTGGCACAGCTGACCAAGGATACTGGGAAAGACTGGCAGGCAGTACACAAGGCCCGGATGAGCATGGAAACCCTAAGTCTGTGAGCTGTGAGCCACACAGTAAGACATATCAAAGCATCCAGCAAGGCACCTGCCCATAAGAGGAGCGCAGCTCATGTGCATTacttttttggtgggggaggaaGGGGTATCCTTCTTGAGGGGCTTTAATAAATTCTGCCACAGGGAATAATGAAACACAGTGTTAGGAACAATGGGCTATACGAATCCATGCATTCAACTACATACCATGTTCTGAGTCAGGAGTCAGGTACACAAGGGTTTCCAGAGGAAATAAACTAAAGCAGTCTTCTTCTTTTATATCTAGCTGAAAATGCAAACGGTCCAATGTTAAAACAGCTCacggccaggtggggtggctcacgcccataatcccaacactttgggaggctgaggcgggaggatcacttgagctcagaagttcaagaccagcctgggcaacatggtgaaacccagtctctactaaaaatacaaaacaattagccaggcatggtggcatgtgcctgtagtcccagttataatacttaggagtctgagatgcgaggatggcttgagcccaggaggcagaggttgcagagagccaagatcatgccactgcactctagcctggctaaaaaaaaaaaaaaaaaaaaaaaaaaaaacaacgctCAAAGTTCAACAGCTAGTTACTGGGCTTCGAGTTTCTATCAGGCATAGCTCTAGGTTTATCAAGGAACTGCATGTGTGACAGACTGACAGCTGCTTCTCAGAAAGTACTTAGTTAGGAGGGAAAGTAGACACAGACATTCAAACCTATTTGAAATGAGACAGCAACATGGGGTTCTGACAGAGGTACAGGGAGCATGTTCCAGGACTACCGATGAGGGAGTAACAACATCAGGATGACCTTCTGGGGAAGGAAATGCTGGAACTGGGTTTCtgaaaggagatttaaaaaaaaaaacacacacagggtctggctctgtcacccaggctggagtgccatggcacatctaggctcactgcaacctctgcctctcaggttcaagtgatcctccagcctcagcctcctgagtagctgggactacaggcgcgcaccactgcacccagctaatgtttgtatttttagtagaggtggggttttgccatattgcctaggctagtctcgaactcctgagctcaaacaatccacctgcctcagcctcccaaagtgctaggattacaggtgtgagccaccatgcctggcctcaaaagaGATAATACTGACATACACAAAAGGAGAAGAACTCAAAACTGAGGGAATCACCTAAGAAAGGCAAGAAGACAGGAAAGTAAGGGAACTATGTGGACCTGTAAAAGGAACTGTTTGGCTTctgtaaaataatcatttaaaaaagtacATAGAAGAAAACTGGAACTAGCTGCACTGCAAGAGAGACTGTGAAGACAGTAACAGCAAAACAGCTGGCTGTGCAGCCCTGTGCAATGCACCCTTCACATTCATCTTCCGTGGACCTTCCTGGGGAAGGCCACAACTGCTCAGTCTCAGCTACACAATGCTGAGAAGTGAAATACACACTGGGCATTTTCAGCGACATTTCTGAGAAACTCATCTGGATTCTTGCATGTATATGTATCACTAAATGTATGAGATCCTAAAGAGAGGTGAAAAGTACCTTAGTACTCCCTAAAACTTATCTTAAATTTGCATTACTTCTAAAAGGGTTCCTTCTCTTCCCCCAAAACTCATGTTTCCCAATTCACCATTAATGAGAACAAGAAAGGAGTCATGGCATTTCCCAAAAATATTCCTGGAGTATACAGTCTAGCATAAAATATACAGGATACAAAATATAGTCCTAGACTCTGGTAACAGTACTTTGCCAATGCAGTAGGAGgatgagaaaaaattttaaatgtaagacctaatgAGAGGTTTTAGACTTCAATACTgaaaatataacattatatatatgaaaaagtaaatttaaaaaaatactattacCCACAAAAACTTTTCAGATGACAATTCAAATAATATGCAAAAAGAGACTTACCAGGTAACTAGAAAATCCATCATTCATCCTCACACACTCTTCATAAAGGGGACTGTCTATTGTGAATCCAGTGAGGCAGATCCAAAATGGCCTGTCAGCTTTTTTGTTTGAACCATACAACCTTCGAATCTGTCCAGCCAGTCTACTTAATTCCTTCAAAGAAGTAAGAACAACTCAGGGCGAAAACATGGCAACTCACTCTAAATTAGCTATCAAGAAATGGCTACAGTAAGTTCACTGAACGCTACTCCAGAAAACCCCATGAACTAGGAGTACATGTGTGCGTGTGTTATACCTCATGGTATCGCACCTTACAGACAAGAGATAATGATACGAGTCCGGAAACAGTGAGGTAGTGGAAAACTGAGAATCTACCCTCCTGCTGGCCCTGCtgttaaatgtttaatatatgaAATTCTTATTTTAGCTTTTATCTAAAATCTTACGTAATACTATTTAAGTTATTAAAGAGGTTTGATTAATATACAGAAATGTTTATAGAACATCAGATAAATTTGGTACCTTCTTCCTAACTTCAGGAGATGCAATAGGGTTGGAAGTTTTAACTTTTTACCCTGAATCACAGACAATGCTCTTACATAAAAGCAGTTTCACAATTTAGCTTGATTTGTTGGATAGGAAAAAAAGACTCTGGGTTTGATTTAATCTGCTATCTTAATTAAacagtatggattttttttttgagacagggtctggctctgttacccaggctggagtgcagtggtacaatcatagctcactgcagtctcaaattcctgggctcaagtgatcctcctacctcagcctcctgactagctgggactacaggtacaggccaccatacctggttaatttttaattttttagagacaagttcttgctgtattgcctaggctaatctcaaactcctggcctcaagtgatcctcttgccttagcctcccaagatgctgggattataggcaggaactcctggcctcaagtggtcctcttgcctcagcctcccaagatgctgggattataggcaggagccactgtgcccagcctaatagTAGGGAATTCTTGGTTAACATTTTTAGAGGGCTAGAGTTAGAAGTTTCAGGTAAGAACCTCAGATCTGCAGTTTTCCTAACTTATCTGAAAAATATGCAAACACTAGCACATACAATAGATGTCTGAAAAGAGAGTTTAAAATTTACATACTGTGATGTAAGGCCTAAAATTAAGGCCCAATATTATGTGCTGCCTTGACATCTGTCAAAACTGGGAATACTTCAAATAGCCTAATAGTAAGCTCCCCTCCCAACTCTGCTCCCGTAAATAAGGTCtcctagctttaaaaaaaaatcctttttatcaAGGGTCCAAGGCATAGTCTCTGTTTATCCCTAAGGAGTGAGTTTTAGTTCCCTGCCAGCCCATGGAATTCTCCAAACAAGCCAATCACATCCTCCTATAGTAACCAGGGGGCACCTCACCCCCTAGATACTACAAAGCCCACCTCACACAGCCCCTTGTTGTTCATTCTGTTCTTGATTACAATCCCCACTTGGCCCTGTATGGTATACAGTATCTTTCTCCCCTGGGCTGTAAGTATATGAGACTCAGGAACTGCTGTGAATCGCATCTGTCCAGTGTCAGGTGTCATGCATTCTGCCATTCTCAGAACTCTAGTGTGGGAATCCTTCCCTCATCAATGGGGTGAATGAGCATCAGTTAAAACGCATacattgaggctgggcatggtggctcatgcctgtaatcccagcactttgtgaggcagaagcgggcagatcacctgaggtcaggagtttgagaccaccctggccaacatggcaaaaccccatctctactaaaaatacaaaaaagttagtcacgcacggtggctcacaaggtcaggaaattgagaccatcctggctaacatggtgaaaccccatctctaccaaaaatacaaaaaattagccagacgtggtggcaggcgcctgtagtcccagctacttgggaggctgaggtacaagaatggcgtgaacccaggaggcggagcttgcagtgagccaacatcgcatcactgcactccagtccaggccacagagtgagactccgtctcaataaaaaagaaaaaaaaattagtcgggtacggtggtgggtgcctataatcccagctgctcagaaggctgaggcagaagaatcgcttgaacccgggaggcagaggttacagtgagctgagattgtgccattgcactccagcctgggtgacaagagcaagactccatctcaaaaaaacaaaaacaaaaaaacaaacacgtTGCAAAAAGTTCTTCCACCAGCTAATCTTCCCACAACGTGCTACCAAGCAAATACTCCTCTTCCCAaagattcagtgtctggcaaACTGAACCTGAAAGGTTCCATCCAGACCGAGGACATCATGAACAAAGAGGCAAAGATGTTGGGGCTTGAAACAAAAGACAAGGTAAAAATTTGCAAACTAAACCAAACTACATATATTCTCTTCCAGATTCTTTACAACAGCCACCTTGGAACTGAGTAATCCAGTATAGGAAATCAAACACTTTCCTAGTTTTCTAAGGAATCCCAGAAGCTGGAGTTGGCCATATTCTTCGTGAAAGCTGCACCCTTCTGGGCCTCCCTCATGCGAGCAGGAATTCCAGTGGATGTTCTACCTTCTTTGACATGTGGTGGGTCATACTCAAATCGATACACAGTCTTGGTCCTGAGTGTTTGGCTTCCGAAAGTTTCTCTTTGGTTAGAGCTCTCAGGAAACGTTTGCTGTGCTGGGGGCAGATGCCTAAAGCAGAAagatcaaaaagaaataaaagtggaaaacCAGAGGAATAATACTATATAAGAAACAAATCTCCCTAGCCaggtgagttttgtttttgtttttgtttttttttgcatataaagAGAAACTTGATAGCGGTATAAGGTATTCGTTCATTAGGAGATTTACACACAGCAGAGCAGGGAGGAGTATGGGCTCTGGAGCACACAGCAGGGTTTAAATCCAAATTCAGTTTGTTCACTGATTAGCTAAATTATCTTGGGCGTAATTATGTTACTTAATTTCTCGAAGCCTCAGTCTCTtcacctacaaaatgggaatgataataatagctCCTCTCCACTGAGGTAATCCACGTAAAATTCTTAGAACTGAACCTAGCACAGAGTACTGAATAAATGATACTGTTGCTGGTATCATTCCATCTATTCTGAGCTTATAAACACATACGCTAATCAGACAGTTTATATTTGAAACGCCACCttaaattttgcttctttttttttgagacgcagtctcactctgtcgcccaggctggagtgcagtggctcaatctcggctcactacaacctccacctaccaggttcgagattctcttgcctcagcctcccgagtagctgggactacaggcgcccgccaccacacccggttaattttttgtatttttaggagagatggggtttcaccatgttagccaggatggtcgtgatccacccaccttggcctcccagagtgctgggattacaggcatgagccaccgcgcccagccgcaaattttgctttctttgatGTTTTGATTCCCAAGAAAATAGGACAGTGGGTCCCACATCCCAGATGCCTCTTTTTACTTAAACAAAATTCCTACTCTCCTTGGAACATGCAGACACGtttgctaaaaaataaatatgattatacCAGCAGTCTCATTTATTGTCACCTGGATTTTCTGCACGATTGGCTTTTCTTcgttctttttcttgctttcttttgctcTTCTTTGCTGCAACTATCTTTTCCCAgtgtctctgttttctctggacatttttcttatattatccagaaaacaaaattgtttgAGAACTTCATAAGcaccaaaaaaggaaaatgaacattagaaacatttacttattttttctcatttatatataaagtttggCGAGAAAAAGGAAATTACTCATAAAAACAAACCTAGATTGGATCGTGTTTAGAGAAAACAGAGCCCCAGAAAAAGAGATGTGACCTGGTCAAGGTCACAGAAAATTCATTAGTGACAGGGCCTGGAGTTTAGATTTCCTGACCTTTCAGAGATGTATCAAAAATTCCTTTTgaactttatttacttttcctaTGACTCAAATGAAACTAAAACTTTAAACCAGTTAGCAGAAAATTAATTCATCACTTAGAATACACAAAACTCATTCCCAGTTTCTCTTTTCACTACCAGTATCCATCCTTAAAACAGGGGTGTCTGAGACATTCCATCATTCAAGGCCGATGGCCAGGCAATTCACTACACTCACCGAGCACCATGCTGTACTGCCTGTGGCCAGGGTCTCTCCCTCCTGGCACTCGCCTTCCGCATCAATCTGCAGAAGCTGGAAGCCTTCAGGAAGTCCATCTTCACCTGTCTCCTCTAGGATGCCTTCTTCCCCCTGCAGCACAGGTGATTCTACTTTCTGAGTACTCCCTTCCAATCTCCAGTCCATGTGCTTAGTCCTCTGTTCTTTCAACCAGACTGGAAAAAGGCACAATTATGTAAGCTATTACATTATTTCACTAACATAGGTATCTCCCTACATCCAAATAACAAAGTGTTACTGTGTTACCAAAAGATCAGAAGTGTGTAAAATACTGAACCAGATTTACTGGACTGAGAAAAACTTGTGTCTTCCAGAGAAATGATTCAGCAGAGAAACAGTTCAGTAGTAAGGAAAccaaatacacttttttttttttttgagacagagtttcactcttgttactcaggctagagtgcaatggcatgatctcagctcactgcaaactctgccaccTGAGcgcaagtgattctcttgcctcagcctcctgagtagctgggattacaggcgtctgccaccaagtccagctaatttttttgtatttttagtagagacggggtttcaccatgttggccaggctggtctcagacttctgacctcaagtgattcacccacctcagcctcccaaagtgtggggactacaggcatgagccactgtgcccggccccagatGCACTTCTTAGAGGACATGCACAACACCTGACATCTCCAATCAATCAATGATTATCTACTGCTGCAGTGACAAAGATAACCAAGttatttattgtgtactttaaaatgcattatatgATTTGAGAGTAGGACAGAGATTGCAAAAGCCACATCACCTCCCCCATTATGTTTCAACCAGTTTATTTTCAAAATCCTtcctttagcaaatatttattgaatacctattatAAATAGGGTACTATACTAGAGACATTCTGGGAGGATGAACCAAAATATACAGTAGAGTGACATGAAACCAAGAATTCTTTTAGGTAGTTGGTATGTATCAGACTTagtttttttaaactatgtattCCCTCCAACTCAGCTGAGTACCACTGCAGTAGAAAGCCACAGTCACcaatgaaaatgtttaatatcCCTCAGAAGTGCTGAGGTTGAAAACTATGGACAATCCCTGTTACAGAACACTTAACAAATGATGTCATAATTTCAAAGTGGAGTTCAAAATCTAAGAACGACATGAGTGAGAAATGCTTtagtcggccaggcgcggtggctcacgcctgtaatcccagcactttggaaggccgaggcgggtggatcacctgaagtcgggagttcgagaccaacctgaccaacatggagaaaccctgtctttactaaaaatacaaaattggccgggtgtggtggcacatgcctacaatcccagctactagggaggctgaggcaggagaatcccttgaacctgggaggcggaggttgcggtgagccgagatcatgccattgcactccagcctgggcagcaaaagtgaaactccgtctcaaaaaaaaaaaaaaagaaagaaatgctttagTAAATGGTCAAGTGTCATAGACCAAGAATGATGTGACCATTACCTATGGCTGGTCCTCTGAGTGTAGTCACACAACcactattttatgaaaaatacatcttaaaaaGTGTAAGTCTATGCAGTATGATTCATGTACATGGTAAAAAGACctatttataatgaaaagtaatAATCCACACTCCTATCCCTTCCACCTCTAGTGGCAACCCTTGTTAACCAGTTGTTTTTCGTTCTTTTGGTACTTAACTCCTTAACCTGAACTCATATGCTTATATCATTATTTCATGATTCATCAGCTTTGAATGTATTGACTCGCTATGAAAGCTAAGAATTCAAATCGCTTAAATCAGTccctactattattattactatttttgagacagggtctcactgttacccaagcttgagtgcagtggcacaatcatggttcactacagcctcaacctgccgggctcaagcagtcctcccgcctcagcctcccatgtagctaggactacaggcatgcatcacaatgcttggctaatttttaaattttctgcagagatgggggtctccctatgttgcccaggctggtctccaactcctgagctcccacctcggcctcccaaagtgttggaattacaggtgtgagccactgctcccaatCAAcccctattatttttatttattttgagacagggtctcactctgtcgcccagactggagtgcagtgttgcgatctcagctcactgcaacctccgcctcccagcttcaagcagttctcctgcttcagcctccccagtagctgggattaccaggcccggctaatttttgtatttttagtagagatggggtttcaccatgttggttaggctggtctcgaagtcctgacctcaggtgatccgcccacctcagcctcccaaagttttgggattacaagtgtgagccaccgcacctggcctattatttttaattcttcattaGTTACcttgattttgaaattattttgagatcAGGTTACCTTGATCTTTACATTTCTCTGGCAAAGATTTTAAGAGTACAGTTtaatgaatttgtgtgtgtggtaaaatATATTAACTCAATGAGCTTTAACAAATGTCTAAGGCCTGTGTTACTGACAATCCTGTCAagatatggaacatttccatcaccctggaaagtttttgttgtttgtttttgagacgaaatctcactctgttgcctaggctggagtgcagtggcataatctcagctcgctggaacctccacctcctgggttc
It encodes the following:
- the TRMT10B gene encoding tRNA methyltransferase 10 homolog B isoform X4, which translates into the protein MVLGICPQHSKRFLRALTKEKLSEAKHSGPRLCIDLSMTHHMSKKELSRLAGQIRRLYGSNKKADRPFWICLTGFTIDSPLYEECVRMNDGFSSYLLDIKEEDCFSLFPLETLVYLTPDSEHALEDVDLNKVYILGGLVDESIQKKVTFQKAWEYSVKTARLPIQEYMVRNQNGKNYHSEILAINQVFDILSTYLETRNWPEALKKGVTSGKGYILRNSVE
- the TRMT10B gene encoding tRNA methyltransferase 10 homolog B isoform X3 produces the protein MDWRLEGSTQKVESPVLQGEEGILEETGEDGLPEGFQLLQIDAEGECQEGETLATGSTAWCSELSRLAGQIRRLYGSNKKADRPFWICLTGFTIDSPLYEECVRMNDGFSSYLLDIKEEDCFSLFPLETLVYLTPDSEHALEDVDLNKVYILGGLVDESIQKKVTFQKAWEYSVKTARLPIQEYMVRNQNGKNYHSEILAINQETRNWPEALKKGVTSGKGYILRNSVE
- the TRMT10B gene encoding tRNA methyltransferase 10 homolog B isoform X1 — protein: MDWRLEGSTQKVESPVLQGEEGILEETGEDGLPEGFQLLQIDAEGECQEGETLATGSTAWCSKNVQRKQRHWEKIVAAKKSKRKQEKERRKANRAENPGICPQHSKRFLRALTKEKLSEAKHSGPRLCIDLSMTHHMSKKELSRLAGQIRRLYGSNKKADRPFWICLTGFTIDSPLYEECVRMNDGFSSYLLDIKEEDCFSLFPLETLVYLTPDSEHALEDVDLNKVYILGGLVDESIQKKVTFQKAWEYSVKTARLPIQEYMVRNQNGKNYHSEILAINQVFDILSTYLETRNWPEALKKGVTSGKGYILRNSVE
- the TRMT10B gene encoding tRNA methyltransferase 10 homolog B isoform X2 translates to MDWRLEGSTQKVESPVLQGEEGILEETGEDGLPEGFQLLQIDAEGECQEGETLATGSTAWCSKNVQRKQRHWEKIVAAKKSKRKQEKERRKANRAENPGICPQHSKRFLRALTKEKLSEAKHSGPRLCIDLSMTHHMSKKLDIKEEDCFSLFPLETLVYLTPDSEHALEDVDLNKVYILGGLVDESIQKKVTFQKAWEYSVKTARLPIQEYMVRNQNGKNYHSEILAINQETRNWPEALKKGVTSGKGYILRNSVE
- the TRMT10B gene encoding tRNA methyltransferase 10 homolog B isoform X5, with amino-acid sequence MVLEKCPEKTETLGKDSCSKEEQKKARKRTKKSQSCRKSRHLPPAQQTFPESSNQRETFGSQTLRTKTVYRFEYDPPHVKEDIKEEDCFSLFPLETLVYLTPDSEHALEDVDLNKVYILGGLVDESIQKKVTFQKAWEYSVKTARLPIQEYMVRNQNGKNYHSEILAINQETRNWPEALKKGVTSGKGYILRNSVE
- the TRMT10B gene encoding tRNA methyltransferase 10 homolog B isoform X6 is translated as MDFLKASSFCRLMRKASARRERPWPQAVQHGARLAGQIRRLYGSNKKADRPFWICLTGFTIDSPLYEECVRMNDGFSSYLLDIKEEDCFSLFPLETLVYLTPDSEHALEDVDLNKVYILGGLVDESIQKKVTFQKAWEYSVKTARLPIQEYMVRNQNGKNYHSEILAINQETRNWPEALKKGVTSGKGYILRNSVE